A genomic region of Phenylobacterium parvum contains the following coding sequences:
- a CDS encoding HNH endonuclease → MRIGELDRPVTASKADWLQATDWIGFTPTSSGPSAAAQCQSTINGQARDGYVLEYITETFSKPNAGFQRDPVFLKDLEHHQEVAGRLAGVHRLIPTPLPLAKVIGEEAYSRLQDMWAQGDKRHRWSVAFPIVRSYSIPSKPRARDLFGEVSYRRLFAHASATLRPLNDEERAAIAHLEIQERPAANEWILHHHEFESAEASDVDPVLLRNLSTDLSDEALEGWDEKAKTKLRRRAAWLANSFVISRRREGALRCDQCSFDPVPLIAGRKIPARSLLDVHHKTPLSLGKRVTRMEDFALLCPTCHRLEHRMMRLGESLFDS, encoded by the coding sequence ATGCGGATCGGTGAACTCGATCGACCAGTCACTGCGTCAAAGGCCGACTGGCTGCAGGCCACCGACTGGATTGGCTTTACCCCTACGTCTTCCGGTCCCAGTGCTGCTGCGCAGTGCCAGAGCACAATCAACGGTCAGGCCCGCGATGGCTATGTCCTCGAGTACATTACGGAGACATTCAGCAAGCCAAACGCCGGGTTCCAGCGCGACCCGGTGTTCCTGAAAGATTTAGAGCACCATCAGGAGGTGGCGGGCAGGCTTGCTGGCGTGCACCGGCTCATCCCCACGCCGCTTCCCCTGGCCAAGGTCATTGGCGAGGAGGCCTACAGCCGACTTCAGGACATGTGGGCGCAGGGTGATAAACGGCACCGTTGGTCGGTCGCCTTTCCCATCGTCCGTAGCTACTCGATCCCGTCGAAACCGCGCGCCAGGGACCTCTTCGGTGAGGTCAGCTATCGCCGTCTCTTTGCGCACGCCTCTGCAACGCTTCGTCCCCTGAATGATGAAGAGCGTGCGGCAATCGCCCATCTCGAAATCCAGGAGCGGCCTGCGGCGAACGAGTGGATCTTGCACCATCACGAATTCGAGAGTGCCGAGGCGAGTGACGTCGACCCTGTGCTTCTCAGAAATCTCAGCACCGACCTGAGCGACGAGGCGCTCGAGGGTTGGGACGAGAAGGCCAAAACGAAGCTAAGGCGCCGAGCTGCGTGGCTGGCGAACAGCTTCGTGATCAGCCGCCGAAGGGAGGGGGCGCTTCGTTGCGATCAGTGCAGTTTTGATCCGGTTCCCCTGATCGCTGGGAGGAAAATCCCCGCCCGATCTCTCTTGGACGTCCACCACAAAACTCCCCTTTCCCTAGGAAAAAGGGTGACGCGGATGGAGGATTTCGCACTTCTCTGTCCGACTTGCCATCGGCTCGAGCACAGGATGATGCGCCTCGGTGAGAGCCTGTTCGACTCATGA
- a CDS encoding site-specific integrase → MPKAKLDYAFAATAECEPGKAKTDWYDEAITGFVLECRASGGRTYYLRYQDQGGRQKQFKIGRYQDIRFADAKKRALQLRSEVVMGGDPGATKALVKSIPLYSELAAMHLADAKLHQRSYADTEMYVRRHILPKWGRTRLTDINSRSVAQWLSDKQASGLAPATVEKIRVIFGRSFVLGSRWDVPGCDRNPTRGLPRKPLNNARERFLTAEEAARLRLAVAESQNTQLRHIVGLLLLTGARVRELLDARWEHVDVERRAWFIPTSKTGKPRYVPLSSAALEILETLPRFKGCPWLLPNPETLKPFVSIRHGWLRAIRVARLPGLRIHDLRHSAASFMVNSGVDLFAVGKVLGHASYQSTQRYSHLANDTLLRAVEAGAAKQAL, encoded by the coding sequence ATGCCTAAGGCAAAACTAGATTACGCGTTTGCAGCCACCGCCGAGTGCGAACCCGGCAAGGCAAAGACCGACTGGTACGACGAAGCCATCACGGGATTCGTTCTGGAGTGTCGCGCCAGCGGCGGCCGGACCTACTATCTGCGCTATCAAGACCAAGGCGGACGCCAGAAGCAGTTCAAGATCGGCCGCTACCAGGACATCCGGTTCGCCGACGCAAAGAAGAGGGCTCTGCAGCTCCGGTCGGAAGTGGTCATGGGGGGAGACCCCGGCGCCACAAAGGCCCTGGTGAAATCGATCCCGCTCTACAGCGAGTTGGCGGCCATGCACCTCGCAGACGCCAAGCTTCACCAACGGTCCTACGCCGATACTGAAATGTACGTCCGCCGCCACATCCTTCCCAAATGGGGCAGGACGCGGCTGACGGACATCAACAGCCGTTCGGTGGCTCAATGGCTCAGCGACAAGCAAGCCTCAGGGCTGGCGCCGGCCACGGTTGAGAAGATCAGGGTCATTTTCGGGCGCTCGTTTGTGTTGGGCTCCCGATGGGACGTGCCGGGCTGCGACCGGAACCCAACGCGGGGCTTACCCAGGAAGCCGCTGAACAATGCCCGTGAGCGGTTCCTCACCGCAGAAGAGGCCGCACGGCTTCGGCTGGCAGTGGCGGAGTCCCAGAACACTCAGCTTCGCCATATCGTGGGATTACTTCTGTTGACGGGCGCTCGGGTGCGGGAGCTGCTCGATGCCAGATGGGAGCACGTCGATGTCGAACGCCGCGCCTGGTTCATTCCGACGAGTAAGACCGGCAAGCCCCGCTACGTGCCTCTATCCAGCGCCGCCCTGGAGATCTTGGAGACCCTGCCGCGGTTTAAGGGTTGCCCCTGGTTGCTCCCGAACCCGGAAACCTTGAAGCCCTTCGTGTCCATCAGGCACGGATGGCTAAGGGCCATACGCGTAGCGAGACTGCCGGGGCTGCGGATCCACGATCTGAGGCACTCTGCGGCGTCGTTCATGGTCAACAGCGGCGTCGATCTCTTCGCGGTCGGTAAGGTGCTGGGCCACGCGAGTTACCAGTCGACCCAACGGTACTCCCACCTCGCCAACGACACCCTGCTCCGGGCTGTCGAGGCCGGTGCTGCGAAGCAAGCCCTCTGA
- a CDS encoding AAA family ATPase, producing MADELEARAAETRPLLGKFVMQGQSTMIYAAPNTGKTLVVLKLCLDAIDAGHIDPSKLYFVNADDSSQGLADKLRLMDDAGANMLAPGFKGFRSDQLAAIMTEMIDEGLASGTCIVLDTMKKFTDLMDKKRSSEFAQVCRQYVMASGTIVALGHTAKNPNADGSPRYQGTTDILEDFDAVYVGQPITSKRRPDVRGASFSKKKCRADSPETVAYAYTAKSGVSYPEKLASVLPIDPDDLDDYATESDEVSDPPVMNAIVRRLQAGSTDGKMALAKAVAKECGVSHRAAIEVLERYTGDKPFTHLWNFQKGPRGVRVYRLIDQRKPGD from the coding sequence ATGGCGGACGAACTTGAGGCGAGAGCCGCAGAGACCAGGCCTCTGCTCGGAAAGTTCGTCATGCAGGGGCAATCCACGATGATCTACGCAGCGCCCAACACCGGAAAGACGCTGGTCGTGCTGAAGCTGTGCCTCGATGCGATCGACGCCGGCCATATAGATCCCAGCAAGCTCTATTTCGTGAACGCTGACGACAGCAGCCAGGGGCTCGCCGACAAGCTGCGACTGATGGATGACGCCGGCGCAAACATGCTTGCGCCCGGCTTCAAGGGATTCAGGAGCGATCAGCTCGCAGCGATTATGACCGAGATGATTGACGAGGGGCTGGCCTCGGGCACCTGCATCGTTCTCGATACGATGAAGAAGTTCACCGATCTGATGGACAAGAAGCGGAGCAGCGAGTTCGCTCAGGTTTGCCGCCAGTATGTAATGGCGTCCGGCACCATCGTCGCCCTCGGCCACACCGCGAAGAACCCCAATGCCGATGGTTCTCCGCGGTACCAGGGCACAACAGACATCCTGGAAGACTTCGACGCCGTCTATGTGGGTCAGCCGATCACGTCCAAACGCCGCCCCGACGTGAGGGGCGCCAGCTTCAGCAAGAAGAAGTGCAGAGCCGACAGCCCCGAGACCGTGGCCTACGCCTACACGGCCAAATCGGGCGTCAGCTACCCAGAGAAGCTGGCGTCAGTGCTCCCCATCGATCCCGATGACCTGGACGACTACGCCACCGAAAGCGACGAGGTCAGCGATCCTCCCGTAATGAACGCCATAGTCCGGCGTCTCCAGGCGGGTAGCACGGACGGCAAGATGGCTTTGGCGAAGGCCGTCGCAAAGGAGTGCGGCGTATCCCATCGCGCGGCTATCGAGGTTCTGGAGCGCTACACCGGCGACAAGCCCTTCACACACCTTTGGAACTTCCAAAAGGGCCCTAGGGGCGTCCGGGTCTATCGGCTCATCGACCAACGGAAGCCAGGCGACTAG
- a CDS encoding DUF4230 domain-containing protein: MENTIRLTLVSGISAAAMLFGAGYFTGYKTAPREILDTNVKSAGFLSRETTRVLSATVESLRSENQLVVYRFSGEVRVSIEKTALAGLLNGQQDLYVPATVVYYLDMKDLNEEDVTYDERSKLVLVKLPALKLDDVAFQPERSRQINNGLMTLSAEVVSELERKNYSQARNAFIKMAQQPSIMENARQQAEMNVKSYFEVPLRVVGNPDVKVRAYFPG; the protein is encoded by the coding sequence TTGGAAAACACAATCAGACTCACGCTCGTTTCAGGTATATCAGCAGCGGCGATGCTCTTCGGGGCTGGCTATTTTACCGGCTACAAGACGGCCCCCAGGGAAATCCTGGACACCAACGTCAAAAGCGCCGGCTTCCTGAGCAGAGAAACCACCCGCGTCCTATCAGCGACGGTCGAGAGCCTTCGCTCCGAGAACCAGCTCGTCGTCTATCGATTTTCGGGTGAGGTCCGGGTCTCGATCGAGAAGACTGCGCTCGCAGGCCTGCTGAACGGCCAGCAGGACCTCTATGTGCCCGCTACCGTCGTCTACTACCTGGATATGAAGGACCTCAATGAGGAGGATGTGACATACGACGAGCGCTCCAAGCTCGTGCTGGTCAAGCTTCCCGCCCTGAAGCTCGACGATGTCGCCTTTCAGCCGGAGCGTTCCCGCCAGATCAACAATGGGCTCATGACCCTCAGCGCCGAAGTCGTCAGTGAGCTCGAGCGGAAGAACTATAGCCAAGCGCGCAATGCGTTCATCAAGATGGCTCAGCAGCCCAGCATCATGGAAAACGCCAGACAGCAGGCCGAGATGAACGTTAAGTCCTACTTCGAGGTTCCGCTTCGCGTCGTTGGCAACCCCGACGTGAAGGTCAGAGCCTACTTCCCTGGCTAG
- a CDS encoding DUF4062 domain-containing protein, whose translation MAHRELKVMISSRSDNFEIPDGNGGLMKLRAARETLKADLEAALFLDRPLLKVWINEREHGAGGQTAWDQCLAEAKACDLFICLYDGHAGWKLKGSKLGICQAEFDAAFNNSPGKVQVVRLPKATLKAGDVAGRNFLDALNSSQWFETQPQSDWPEIRAKIHSLVHQMVLGALHEGVRQYRKSGPNLGQALNWSRMTFFDRSSAIQAAIASEIAETAGCETLEAARGLVALRTIRDTRVLFSCHGAPRSLGEAAGREAVGRPFLNDHNLSAAKSWEQSDAGPVHLVGCPKGVTELQALALLGATDVTIVPGTFGVYAADRSHMVQICLLSGCTDPGSTRNAVQRFLEWLERSGEFEQLNRRARSRRRIVETIIGEMHPST comes from the coding sequence ATGGCGCATCGTGAACTCAAGGTCATGATCTCGAGTCGATCGGATAACTTCGAAATTCCTGATGGGAACGGCGGGCTGATGAAGCTCCGCGCCGCGCGCGAAACATTGAAGGCCGATCTTGAAGCGGCGTTGTTTTTGGACAGGCCGCTGCTGAAAGTCTGGATTAACGAACGTGAACATGGCGCGGGCGGGCAAACGGCGTGGGACCAATGTCTTGCGGAGGCCAAGGCCTGCGACCTATTCATCTGCCTGTACGACGGACACGCGGGGTGGAAGTTGAAGGGCAGCAAGCTCGGAATCTGCCAAGCTGAGTTTGATGCCGCGTTCAATAATTCTCCTGGAAAGGTTCAAGTCGTCCGACTGCCCAAGGCGACGCTCAAAGCCGGCGACGTCGCGGGGAGGAATTTCTTGGACGCGCTTAACAGCTCTCAGTGGTTTGAGACTCAACCCCAGAGCGACTGGCCTGAAATTCGGGCGAAAATCCACTCCCTAGTCCATCAAATGGTCTTGGGAGCTTTGCATGAAGGCGTTAGACAATATCGGAAGAGCGGCCCGAACCTAGGTCAGGCGCTCAACTGGTCACGCATGACATTCTTTGACCGCTCGAGTGCTATCCAAGCCGCAATCGCGAGTGAGATCGCCGAGACCGCCGGCTGTGAGACGCTGGAGGCGGCGCGAGGCTTGGTGGCCCTCCGGACTATCCGCGACACTCGCGTCCTGTTTTCCTGCCATGGCGCACCACGGTCGCTGGGCGAGGCAGCAGGTCGAGAAGCGGTCGGTCGACCATTTCTGAACGACCATAACCTGAGCGCCGCCAAAAGTTGGGAACAGTCAGACGCTGGCCCTGTCCACTTGGTGGGATGCCCAAAAGGCGTAACTGAACTTCAGGCACTCGCGCTGCTTGGAGCAACTGACGTGACGATTGTACCTGGAACATTCGGTGTTTACGCGGCTGATCGCAGCCACATGGTACAAATTTGCCTACTTTCAGGTTGCACGGACCCCGGCAGCACCCGAAACGCAGTCCAACGCTTTCTTGAATGGTTGGAACGGTCGGGGGAATTCGAACAACTTAATCGGCGCGCCCGCTCACGTCGTCGCATCGTCGAGACCATTATAGGAGAGATGCACCCGTCCACGTGA
- a CDS encoding TauD/TfdA family dioxygenase, producing the protein MACLGEAGWATAFVGGSEREIVNALKALGNQMGRIVQGRGGSEIETIAPTTREGAYQRSLSAYHGLEPLPIHVELSHRMSPCRYVAFGCLDAGIPSVATTILDRLKLNFSRREQALLRHAVVLVRSGRRSFYSSILPADGRFLRFDANCMEAIDSYGRAAIQVVQDHIARSLPVQHHWRAGELLLLDNWRVLHGRASAEGSVGRRISRILIDA; encoded by the coding sequence ATGGCCTGTTTGGGCGAAGCGGGATGGGCGACCGCATTTGTTGGCGGGAGCGAGCGAGAGATCGTCAACGCTCTAAAGGCATTGGGCAATCAGATGGGCAGAATAGTCCAGGGGCGTGGTGGTTCCGAAATTGAAACGATTGCGCCTACCACTCGTGAAGGTGCGTATCAGAGGTCTCTCAGCGCATATCATGGTCTCGAGCCACTACCTATTCATGTCGAGCTCAGCCACCGGATGAGCCCATGCCGCTATGTGGCCTTTGGGTGCTTGGACGCAGGTATTCCATCGGTCGCCACGACCATTCTAGATCGTCTCAAGCTAAACTTTTCGAGGCGCGAGCAGGCCCTACTGCGCCATGCCGTCGTGCTCGTTCGGTCCGGTCGTCGCTCGTTCTACTCATCAATTCTGCCGGCCGACGGACGTTTCTTAAGGTTCGATGCTAATTGCATGGAGGCCATCGATTCATATGGTCGTGCAGCAATCCAGGTTGTCCAGGATCACATCGCGCGCTCTTTACCCGTCCAGCATCACTGGCGTGCCGGTGAGCTTCTATTGCTCGACAACTGGCGGGTGCTTCATGGGCGAGCGTCGGCGGAAGGCAGCGTAGGACGCCGGATTTCAAGGATCCTGATCGATGCCTGA
- a CDS encoding heme biosynthesis HemY N-terminal domain-containing protein — protein sequence MIRSAVFLILAALAAAFALSLAGESGRASIVWLGWRTDTTATTLLILVLLVSFLAFSAWRLVLWVAETPRRAAAARAESRRRQEIEALTRGFTAVAAGDGAEARRLAAKAADLSAEAPALARLLSARAAETAEDPAAAEAAWTAMLAFPDLRLAARRGLTTLALTRGDRASAVQHAEAAFALARTARWAWRVLLEARLEAGDWEAARDLLKTGQDRRIVSPEVAERGRAALLAASAAQLDLTGDVRARSRAADYALEAARLQPGFAPGVVMAARLLSGQGKAGRAAQVIENAWKVAPHPALWLALRDLKTQETPRERAGRLATLAALNPGARESRILTVEAALTGGDAARAVELARGLEAEPLTARIAGLMARAAFAAGRPDEARVWRGRGIAAPGEPDWSDLDPEGRAFAYQPADWARLAVSFAETGELIHPRHERREPGLSDLPDLPMSYAEQDFTGLEAPAPFPIGEGLQGEEDDEPDLIPPPAAPPPARRRLARPPRDAK from the coding sequence ATGATCCGCTCGGCCGTCTTCCTGATCCTCGCCGCCCTGGCGGCCGCCTTCGCCCTGTCCCTCGCCGGCGAATCCGGACGGGCCAGCATCGTCTGGCTGGGTTGGCGGACGGACACCACCGCCACGACCCTGCTGATCCTGGTCCTCCTGGTCTCCTTCCTGGCCTTCTCGGCCTGGCGCCTGGTCCTGTGGGTCGCCGAGACGCCTCGCCGCGCCGCCGCAGCCCGGGCCGAGTCCCGCCGGCGACAGGAGATCGAGGCCCTGACCCGGGGCTTCACCGCCGTGGCGGCGGGCGACGGCGCCGAGGCCCGGCGGCTGGCCGCCAAGGCCGCCGACCTCAGCGCCGAGGCGCCGGCCCTGGCTCGGCTCCTGTCCGCCCGAGCGGCGGAGACCGCCGAGGACCCGGCCGCCGCCGAGGCCGCCTGGACCGCCATGCTGGCCTTTCCCGACCTCAGGCTGGCTGCGCGCCGTGGGCTCACGACCCTGGCTCTGACCCGGGGCGACCGGGCCAGCGCCGTCCAGCACGCCGAGGCCGCCTTCGCCCTGGCGCGCACGGCCCGCTGGGCCTGGCGCGTCCTCCTGGAGGCCCGCCTGGAGGCGGGGGACTGGGAGGCCGCCCGCGACCTCCTCAAGACCGGACAGGACCGGCGCATCGTCAGCCCTGAGGTCGCCGAGCGTGGTCGCGCCGCCCTGCTGGCCGCCTCCGCCGCCCAGCTGGACCTGACCGGCGACGTCCGCGCCCGCAGCCGCGCCGCCGACTACGCCCTGGAGGCCGCCCGCCTCCAGCCCGGCTTCGCCCCGGGCGTCGTCATGGCCGCCCGCCTCCTCTCCGGCCAGGGCAAGGCTGGACGCGCCGCCCAGGTGATCGAGAACGCCTGGAAGGTCGCGCCCCATCCGGCCCTCTGGCTGGCCCTGCGCGACCTGAAGACCCAGGAGACGCCGAGGGAGCGCGCAGGCCGGCTGGCGACCCTCGCCGCCCTCAACCCGGGCGCCCGGGAGTCGCGCATTCTGACGGTCGAGGCGGCCCTGACCGGCGGCGACGCCGCCCGGGCGGTCGAGCTCGCCCGCGGCCTGGAGGCCGAGCCCCTGACCGCCCGGATCGCCGGTCTCATGGCCCGCGCCGCCTTCGCCGCCGGCCGGCCCGATGAGGCCCGGGTCTGGCGGGGTCGGGGGATCGCCGCGCCGGGTGAGCCGGACTGGTCGGACCTGGACCCCGAGGGCCGCGCCTTCGCCTACCAGCCCGCCGACTGGGCGCGTCTGGCCGTCAGCTTCGCGGAGACGGGCGAGCTCATCCATCCCCGCCACGAACGGCGCGAGCCCGGCCTTTCGGACCTGCCGGACCTGCCCATGTCCTATGCCGAGCAGGACTTCACGGGCCTCGAGGCGCCGGCGCCCTTCCCCATCGGCGAGGGCCTGCAGGGCGAGGAGGACGACGAGCCCGACCTGATCCCGCCGCCCGCCGCCCCTCCCCCTGCGCGTCGCCGCTTGGCGAGACCGCCGCGAGACGCTAAGTAG
- a CDS encoding COG4223 family protein has product MTVDTPPPPSRPAARTPSLAGRLVWALIAFAAVATIAITAFLKFGPGLPPPLDFAAVSQPAQPAQPAPATAALVPAPSPLSVDAPVAAGVSAGPGELARLEARLDDLEAGQSRTAASARSALAAAALLSATQTSRPFTAELAEVQAVAPTDLDLSGFAALAATGAPSRTALALEFPDFAARAAAAARQPGETAALGERLLFALSRVIVVRPVGRLAGGAPEARLARAEVELSEGDLDAALSSLAGLPPAAQEALRPWWDRAQTRARLDRQAAALGERALRDLARLEETAP; this is encoded by the coding sequence ATGACCGTCGACACCCCGCCTCCGCCGTCCCGGCCCGCCGCCCGCACCCCGTCTCTCGCCGGACGGCTGGTCTGGGCCCTGATCGCCTTCGCCGCGGTGGCGACGATCGCCATCACCGCCTTCCTGAAGTTCGGCCCCGGCCTTCCTCCGCCCCTGGACTTCGCCGCCGTCTCCCAGCCCGCCCAGCCCGCCCAACCCGCGCCTGCGACTGCAGCCCTCGTACCCGCGCCGTCGCCGCTCTCGGTGGATGCGCCGGTCGCCGCAGGCGTCTCCGCCGGGCCTGGCGAACTCGCCCGCCTCGAGGCGCGGCTGGACGACCTCGAGGCCGGCCAATCCCGGACGGCCGCCTCCGCTCGCTCCGCCCTGGCCGCCGCCGCCCTGCTGTCGGCGACCCAGACCTCCCGGCCCTTCACCGCCGAACTGGCCGAAGTCCAGGCGGTCGCCCCCACCGACCTCGACCTCTCCGGCTTCGCCGCCCTGGCCGCAACGGGCGCCCCCAGCCGTACGGCCCTGGCCCTGGAGTTCCCGGACTTCGCCGCCCGGGCCGCCGCGGCCGCCCGCCAGCCCGGGGAGACCGCCGCCCTGGGCGAGCGGCTCCTGTTCGCCCTGTCCCGGGTCATTGTCGTCCGCCCTGTGGGCCGCCTCGCAGGAGGCGCCCCCGAGGCCCGGCTCGCCCGGGCGGAAGTCGAGCTGTCGGAAGGCGACCTCGACGCCGCCCTTTCCAGCCTCGCGGGCCTGCCGCCGGCCGCCCAGGAGGCCCTGAGGCCCTGGTGGGACCGGGCTCAGACCCGCGCCCGCCTTGACCGGCAGGCCGCCGCCCTGGGCGAGCGCGCCCTCCGCGACCTGGCCCGCCTGGAGGAGACCGCCCCATGA
- a CDS encoding uroporphyrinogen-III synthase — translation MTPRNAREPAPAVWITRADPGASETAARAAALGFLPRVLPLLETVDLPVDPGLLAGDGPLAFTSANGVRAFVRLSPRRSGRVYVVGAATAAAARAAGFPDVIEGAGDVEALAGRILADPPVGEVLHASAREPAGDLVGRLASAGRPARIVALYAARDTCPAAPDLEAALASPFILVHSPRAGRRLAGLLAGASARPFVMGLSRACLAPLEGLDLAGLAAPDSPLETDLLNLLASRR, via the coding sequence ATGACCCCGCGAAACGCCAGAGAGCCCGCACCCGCCGTCTGGATCACCCGGGCCGATCCCGGCGCGTCGGAAACGGCCGCCCGCGCGGCGGCGCTCGGGTTCCTGCCCCGGGTCCTGCCCCTCCTCGAGACCGTCGACCTGCCGGTCGATCCCGGCCTGCTGGCCGGAGACGGGCCCCTGGCCTTCACCTCCGCCAACGGCGTGCGCGCCTTCGTCCGCCTCAGCCCGCGCCGGTCCGGCCGGGTCTATGTGGTGGGCGCGGCCACGGCGGCCGCCGCTCGGGCGGCGGGATTCCCGGACGTTATCGAGGGTGCGGGGGATGTCGAGGCCCTGGCCGGCCGCATCCTGGCCGATCCCCCTGTGGGCGAGGTTCTTCACGCCTCGGCCCGGGAGCCCGCCGGCGACCTCGTCGGGCGCCTCGCCTCCGCCGGGCGACCCGCCCGGATCGTCGCCCTCTACGCCGCCCGCGACACCTGCCCCGCCGCGCCGGACCTCGAGGCCGCCCTCGCCTCGCCCTTCATCCTGGTGCATTCCCCCCGCGCTGGCCGCCGCCTCGCCGGGCTGCTGGCGGGCGCTTCAGCGCGCCCTTTCGTCATGGGCCTGTCCCGGGCCTGCCTAGCGCCCTTGGAGGGACTGGACCTGGCCGGCCTCGCCGCCCCGGACTCGCCCCTCGAAACCGACCTCCTGAATCTGCTAGCCTCACGCCGATGA